In Methanothrix sp., a genomic segment contains:
- a CDS encoding DNA alkylation repair protein, which produces MDRDILFAVRQELIEGIDEKTRDGASRFFKEEVRFYGVKGSLVRRIAAKYLQELKGEEKSEIFALCESLLRSDYGEEASIAFEWAHSLRRQYEPSDFYIFERWLKQYVNNWAKCDSLCNHALGSLIEMYPQFVEDLFLWARSDNRWVRRGSAVTLILPARRGDFLPEVFMIADILLEDKDDLVQKGYGWLLKEASRTHQDQVFEYVMRNKAIMPRTALRYAIEKMPEELRRKAMER; this is translated from the coding sequence ATGGATAGGGATATTCTGTTCGCAGTGCGCCAGGAGCTAATAGAGGGGATCGATGAGAAGACCAGAGATGGCGCATCACGCTTCTTCAAAGAGGAGGTCCGGTTTTATGGGGTTAAAGGCAGCCTGGTCAGAAGGATCGCAGCCAAATACCTCCAGGAGTTGAAGGGAGAAGAGAAAAGCGAGATCTTCGCCCTCTGCGAGAGTCTGCTCCGCTCAGATTATGGGGAGGAGGCGTCCATTGCCTTTGAATGGGCCCACTCATTACGCCGTCAGTATGAGCCATCTGATTTTTATATTTTTGAGAGGTGGCTGAAGCAGTACGTAAACAACTGGGCAAAGTGCGACTCCCTCTGCAACCACGCCCTGGGAAGCTTAATTGAGATGTACCCCCAGTTTGTAGAAGATCTCTTTCTCTGGGCCCGGTCAGACAATCGCTGGGTGCGAAGGGGCTCTGCAGTCACTCTCATCCTTCCCGCTCGCAGGGGTGACTTTCTGCCGGAGGTCTTCATGATCGCTGACATCCTCCTTGAGGATAAGGATGATCTGGTGCAGAAGGGCTATGGCTGGCTTCTCAAGGAGGCAAGCCGGACACATCAGGACCAGGTCTTCGAGTATGTGATGAGAAACAAGGCCATCATGCCCAGGACAGCTCTCCGCTATGCCATTGAGAAGATGCCAGAGGAATTGAGAAGAAAGGCGATGGAGAGATGA